The Globicephala melas chromosome X, mGloMel1.2, whole genome shotgun sequence genome window below encodes:
- the BEX5 gene encoding protein BEX5, producing MENVPKESRGEEQVPVQNEEARPLGGGEGQEPGGNIRGEWAPPAQDFREGMPNRLVNNIDIIDGDADDMERFMEEMRELRRKIRELQLRYSLRILIGDPPHHDHHDEFCLMP from the coding sequence atgGAAAATGTCCCCAAGGAAAGCAGAGGAGAGGAGCAAGTTCCAGTGCAGAATGAGGAAGCCCGCCCTTTGGGAGGTGGTGAAGGCCAAGAACCTGGAGGAAACATTAGAGGGGAATGGGCTCCACCTGCCCAAGATTTTAGAGAGGGTATGCCCAATAGGCTTGTCAATAACATTGACATCATAGATGGAGATGCAGATGATATGGAAAGGTTCATGGAGGAGATGAGAGAGCTAAGGAGGAAAATTAGGGAGCTTCAGTTGAGGTACAGTCTGCGCATTCTTATTGGAGATCCTCCTCACCATGATCATCATGATGAATTTTGCCTTATGCCTTGA